One Thalassotalea atypica DNA window includes the following coding sequences:
- the rplL gene encoding 50S ribosomal protein L7/L12, whose amino-acid sequence MSISKDDILNAIAEMSVMDVVELIEAMEEKFGVSAAAAVAVAGGDAGGAAEEQTEFDVILTGFGEKKVAVIKAVRGATGLGLKEAKELVESAPKALKEGVEKAEAEELKKALEEAGASVEIK is encoded by the coding sequence ATGTCTATTTCTAAAGACGATATCTTAAACGCAATTGCTGAAATGTCAGTAATGGACGTTGTTGAATTAATCGAAGCAATGGAAGAAAAATTCGGTGTTTCTGCTGCTGCTGCTGTTGCAGTAGCTGGCGGCGACGCTGGTGGTGCTGCTGAAGAGCAAACTGAATTCGACGTAATCTTAACTGGTTTCGGTGAGAAGAAAGTTGCAGTAATCAAAGCTGTTCGTGGCGCTACAGGTCTTGGCCTTAAAGAAGCTAAAGAGTTAGTTGAATCTGCTCCTAAAGCTCTTAAAGAAGGCGTTGAGAAAGCTGAAGCTGAAGAGCTTAAGAAAGCTCTTGAAGAAGCAGGTGCTTCTGTTGAGATCAAATAA
- the tuf gene encoding elongation factor Tu, whose product MAKEKFERSKPHVNVGTIGHVDHGKTTLTAAISAVLTKTHGGEVKDFAQIDNAPEERERGITINTSHIEYDTETRHYAHVDCPGHADYVKNMITGAAQMDGAILVVAATDGPMPQTREHILLSRQVGVPFIIVFMNKCDMVDDEELLELVEMEVRELLSEYEFPGDDLPVIQGSALGALNGEANWEEKVLELANALDTYIPEPERAIDGDFILPIEDVFSIQGRGTVVTGRVERGIVRVGDDVEIVGIKETTTTTCTGVEMFRKLLDEGRAGENCGVLLRGTKREDVQRGQVLCKPGSINPHTKFESEVYVLSKDEGGRHTPFFKGYRPQFYFRTTDITGAVELPEGVEMVMPGDNLKFVVELINPIAMDEGLRFAIREGGRTVGAGVVSKVID is encoded by the coding sequence GTGGCTAAAGAAAAATTTGAACGTTCGAAACCGCATGTTAACGTTGGTACTATCGGACACGTTGACCACGGTAAAACAACACTAACAGCTGCTATCTCTGCAGTATTAACAAAAACTCACGGTGGTGAAGTTAAAGATTTCGCACAAATCGATAACGCTCCAGAAGAGCGCGAGCGTGGTATTACAATTAATACTTCTCACATCGAATACGATACAGAAACTCGTCACTACGCACACGTAGACTGTCCTGGTCACGCCGATTATGTTAAAAACATGATCACTGGTGCTGCTCAAATGGACGGCGCAATCTTAGTAGTTGCAGCGACAGACGGTCCAATGCCACAAACACGTGAGCACATCCTTCTTTCTCGTCAAGTTGGTGTACCTTTCATCATCGTATTCATGAACAAATGTGACATGGTAGATGACGAAGAGTTATTAGAATTAGTAGAAATGGAAGTTCGTGAACTTCTTTCAGAATACGAATTCCCAGGTGACGACTTACCAGTAATTCAAGGTTCAGCACTAGGTGCATTGAACGGTGAAGCAAACTGGGAAGAAAAAGTATTAGAACTTGCTAACGCATTAGATACTTATATTCCAGAGCCAGAGCGTGCAATCGATGGTGACTTCATTCTTCCAATTGAAGATGTATTCTCAATCCAAGGCCGTGGTACAGTAGTAACAGGTCGTGTTGAACGCGGTATCGTTCGTGTTGGTGACGATGTAGAAATCGTAGGTATCAAAGAAACTACCACTACAACATGTACTGGTGTAGAGATGTTCCGTAAGCTTCTTGACGAAGGTCGAGCTGGTGAGAACTGTGGTGTACTTTTACGTGGTACTAAGCGTGAAGACGTACAACGTGGTCAAGTACTTTGTAAGCCTGGTTCAATCAACCCGCATACGAAGTTCGAATCAGAAGTATACGTACTTTCAAAAGATGAAGGTGGTCGTCATACTCCATTCTTCAAAGGATACCGTCCACAGTTCTACTTCCGTACAACTGACATCACAGGTGCAGTAGAGCTTCCTGAAGGTGTAGAAATGGTAATGCCAGGCGACAACTTGAAGTTTGTTGTTGAGCTAATCAACCCAATCGCGATGGACGAAGGTTTACGCTTCGCTATCCGTGAAGGTGGCCGTACAGTAGGTGCTGGTGTTGTTTCTAAAGTAATCGACTAA
- the nusG gene encoding transcription termination/antitermination protein NusG, which yields MSEETISESSNQENKPKLRWYVVQAFSGYEARVQKTLLEHIEIHALQDKFGQVLVPTEEVIEMRAGQKRKSARKFFPGYVLVEMAMDEEAWHLVKSVPRVLGFIGGTSDRPAPITQKEADRILQRLEETDAPKPKTLFEVGEVVRVIDGPFADFNGVVEELDYEKNRIKVSVLIFGRSTPVDLEFVQVEKGE from the coding sequence ATGTCTGAAGAAACTATCTCAGAAAGCTCAAATCAAGAAAACAAACCTAAATTGCGTTGGTACGTAGTTCAAGCGTTTTCAGGTTATGAAGCACGTGTTCAAAAAACGCTTTTAGAACACATTGAAATCCATGCATTGCAAGACAAGTTCGGACAGGTATTAGTACCAACTGAAGAAGTAATTGAAATGCGTGCAGGCCAAAAACGAAAAAGTGCGCGTAAATTCTTCCCTGGCTATGTATTAGTAGAAATGGCGATGGATGAAGAAGCATGGCACTTGGTTAAAAGTGTGCCTCGTGTATTAGGGTTCATCGGTGGAACGTCTGATCGTCCAGCTCCTATCACGCAAAAAGAAGCTGATCGTATTTTGCAGCGCCTTGAAGAGACAGATGCGCCTAAACCTAAGACTTTATTTGAAGTGGGTGAAGTGGTACGCGTTATTGACGGACCTTTTGCTGACTTTAATGGTGTCGTTGAAGAGCTCGATTACGAGAAGAACCGCATTAAAGTATCTGTACTTATCTTCGGTCGCTCAACGCCAGTAGACTTAGAATTTGTACAAGTAGAAAAAGGCGAATAG
- the murB gene encoding UDP-N-acetylmuramate dehydrogenase has product MKPSPKFVKALNTLAVQAHCQAFYQPENIDDLIKLSNQLPEHFYILGEGSNTLFLDEITPVLVSPKLYGVKIETHDEYYLVTAAASENWHDLVLHCVNNSVYGLENLALIPGSVGAAPVQNIGAYGVELADFCQQVRWFCFESNQEKVLTTEQCQFKYRDSIFKHDLKNKGLITAVTLKLPKLWQPKITYAGLNELAVDCTAKEVLEKVIIIRQSKLPDPSDIPNAGSFFKNPIVPIAILDALKRHYGQIPHYQVDEQHVKLAAGWLIEQSGYKGYKMLGVGVHAKQALVLVNHHSESGRAIFDLAILIMKEVFAKFNVQLEPEVRLVTAQGEKSFQELTIHG; this is encoded by the coding sequence ATGAAACCAAGCCCAAAATTTGTCAAAGCCTTAAATACTTTGGCCGTACAAGCCCATTGCCAAGCGTTTTATCAACCAGAAAATATTGACGATTTGATAAAGCTATCTAACCAATTACCTGAGCACTTTTACATTCTTGGAGAAGGAAGTAATACGCTGTTCCTTGATGAGATTACCCCCGTGCTGGTGAGTCCCAAGCTTTATGGCGTCAAAATTGAAACTCATGACGAGTATTATTTAGTCACTGCAGCGGCAAGTGAAAATTGGCATGATTTAGTTTTACATTGTGTGAATAACAGTGTTTACGGTTTAGAAAATTTAGCGCTCATACCTGGGAGCGTCGGTGCAGCTCCTGTTCAAAATATTGGAGCGTATGGGGTAGAACTGGCGGATTTTTGCCAGCAAGTACGTTGGTTTTGTTTTGAGTCAAATCAAGAGAAAGTACTGACGACGGAACAATGCCAATTCAAATACAGAGACAGTATTTTTAAACATGACTTGAAAAATAAAGGGTTGATAACAGCAGTGACGCTTAAATTACCCAAGCTTTGGCAACCCAAAATCACCTACGCAGGGCTTAACGAGCTAGCTGTTGATTGCACTGCCAAAGAGGTGTTGGAAAAAGTCATTATCATACGCCAATCAAAATTACCTGATCCTAGCGATATCCCCAATGCGGGAAGTTTTTTTAAAAATCCTATAGTTCCAATAGCGATTCTTGATGCATTGAAAAGACACTATGGTCAAATTCCGCATTATCAAGTAGACGAACAACATGTCAAATTGGCCGCGGGTTGGTTAATTGAGCAGAGTGGTTATAAAGGGTATAAAATGCTTGGAGTTGGTGTTCACGCTAAGCAAGCGCTGGTGCTCGTTAATCATCATAGTGAATCTGGTCGTGCTATTTTTGACTTAGCAATATTAATCATGAAAGAGGTCTTTGCTAAGTTTAATGTTCAACTTGAGCCTGAAGTTCGCTTGGTCACTGCTCAAGGTGAAAAGTCGTTTCAAGAGTTAACTATTCATGGCTAA
- the rplJ gene encoding 50S ribosomal protein L10 translates to MAINLDDKKAIVAEVQEAANGAQSAVVADARGVTVEAITVLRKQARENGVWMKVVRNTLARRAVEGTEFECVADTFKGPSLIAFSNEHPGAAARLFSDFAKTNEAFELKAAAFEGNVVDVNMLAKLPTYDEAIARLMSAMKEASAGKLCRTIAAVRDQKEQEAA, encoded by the coding sequence ATGGCTATCAATCTTGATGACAAAAAAGCAATTGTTGCTGAAGTTCAAGAAGCTGCCAATGGCGCTCAATCAGCTGTTGTTGCCGACGCACGTGGCGTCACAGTTGAAGCAATTACTGTATTGCGTAAGCAAGCACGTGAGAACGGTGTATGGATGAAAGTTGTCCGTAACACTTTAGCGCGTCGCGCAGTAGAAGGTACTGAATTTGAATGTGTTGCAGACACGTTTAAAGGTCCTTCATTAATTGCATTTTCAAACGAGCATCCAGGTGCCGCAGCGCGTTTATTCTCTGACTTCGCTAAAACTAACGAAGCATTTGAATTAAAAGCAGCAGCATTTGAAGGTAATGTAGTAGACGTAAACATGTTAGCTAAGCTACCAACTTACGACGAAGCAATTGCACGTTTAATGAGCGCTATGAAAGAAGCATCTGCTGGCAAACTTTGCCGCACGATTGCTGCAGTTCGCGATCAGAAAGAGCAAGAAGCAGCGTAA
- the rplA gene encoding 50S ribosomal protein L1: MAKLSKRARLIREKVDVLKDYEINEAIALLKELATANFKESVDVAINLGIDARKSDQNVRGATVLPNGTGRDVRVAVFTQGANADKAKEAGADIVGMEDLAEQVKKGEMDFDVVIATPDAMRVVGQLGQILGPRGLMPNPKVGTVTPDVVAAVNNAKAGQIRYRNDKNGIIHTTIGKVDFDDAKLQQNLEALLEALKKAKPANAKGQFIKKVSVSTTMGAGVTVDQSSLSM, translated from the coding sequence ATGGCTAAATTATCAAAACGCGCTCGTCTTATCCGTGAAAAAGTAGACGTATTAAAAGATTATGAAATCAACGAAGCAATCGCACTTCTTAAAGAATTAGCAACAGCTAATTTCAAAGAAAGTGTTGATGTTGCTATCAACTTAGGCATTGATGCTCGTAAATCAGACCAAAACGTTCGTGGTGCAACTGTACTACCTAACGGTACAGGTCGTGACGTACGTGTTGCTGTATTCACTCAAGGTGCAAATGCAGACAAAGCTAAAGAAGCTGGTGCAGACATCGTTGGTATGGAAGACTTAGCTGAACAAGTTAAGAAAGGTGAAATGGACTTTGACGTAGTTATCGCAACTCCAGACGCAATGCGTGTTGTTGGTCAACTAGGTCAAATCTTAGGCCCACGTGGTTTAATGCCTAACCCTAAGGTTGGCACTGTAACACCAGACGTAGTTGCTGCGGTTAATAACGCAAAAGCTGGTCAAATTCGTTACCGTAACGACAAGAACGGTATCATCCATACTACTATTGGTAAGGTTGATTTTGACGATGCTAAGTTACAACAAAACTTAGAAGCATTATTGGAAGCGCTTAAGAAAGCAAAACCAGCAAATGCTAAAGGTCAATTTATTAAGAAGGTTTCAGTTTCAACTACTATGGGTGCTGGTGTAACAGTAGACCAAAGTAGCTTAAGCATGTAA
- the rplK gene encoding 50S ribosomal protein L11, producing the protein MAKKVQALIKLQVAAGAANPSPPVGPALGQHGVNIMEFCKAFNAKTDSLDKGAPVPVVITVYSDRSFTFETKTPPASYLLKKAAGIKSGSGRPNTEKVGTVKVAQLEEIVKMKEPDLTAGSMEAAVRTIAGSARSMGLVVED; encoded by the coding sequence ATGGCTAAAAAAGTCCAAGCTTTAATCAAGCTACAAGTTGCTGCTGGTGCAGCAAACCCGTCACCACCAGTTGGTCCAGCTCTTGGTCAACACGGTGTAAACATCATGGAATTCTGTAAAGCGTTCAACGCAAAAACAGATTCTTTAGATAAAGGCGCTCCAGTTCCAGTAGTAATTACTGTATACAGCGATCGCTCTTTCACGTTTGAAACTAAAACTCCACCTGCATCATACTTACTTAAGAAAGCTGCTGGTATCAAGAGTGGTTCTGGTCGTCCTAACACTGAAAAAGTGGGTACTGTTAAAGTAGCTCAACTTGAAGAAATCGTTAAGATGAAAGAGCCTGATTTGACTGCTGGTTCTATGGAAGCTGCAGTGCGTACCATTGCGGGTTCTGCTCGTTCAATGGGTTTAGTGGTAGAGGACTAA
- a CDS encoding type III pantothenate kinase, with product MIALLDIGNTRFKYVHYLLDEDIKGSIVEEQCYSAIISIDNQELTSKWLTEHLSNITHLVFANVNDQRYSEILKNWAISKSIPFKIVGTEKSFNNVINGYTNFGQMGVDRWLALVGAKQMFPTDNCLIIDSGTATTFDVLDAQGSHHGGWILPGIELMTNSVLESTANVKGSATHVENIAFGKSTSDNLSYASWAATVGAVEQAIKLANDSGDKPSRVIFTGGNGKLLMQHCEVNNDLQSFSYVEKLIFIGLACYIAQ from the coding sequence ATGATCGCATTACTCGATATCGGTAACACGCGATTTAAGTATGTTCATTATCTTCTTGATGAGGACATAAAGGGATCGATAGTAGAAGAGCAATGCTATAGCGCCATAATCAGTATCGACAATCAAGAATTGACTTCAAAATGGCTAACTGAGCATTTAAGCAATATCACCCATCTTGTTTTTGCCAACGTAAATGATCAACGTTACAGCGAAATACTGAAAAATTGGGCAATCAGCAAAAGTATACCGTTCAAAATAGTGGGTACAGAAAAGAGTTTTAATAATGTAATTAATGGTTATACAAATTTCGGTCAAATGGGTGTGGATCGTTGGTTGGCACTAGTAGGTGCAAAACAAATGTTCCCCACTGATAATTGTTTGATTATTGATAGTGGTACGGCAACTACATTTGACGTGCTAGATGCTCAAGGATCACATCATGGCGGCTGGATTTTACCCGGTATAGAACTGATGACAAACAGTGTCCTTGAATCTACAGCTAATGTGAAAGGCAGTGCAACACATGTAGAGAATATTGCTTTTGGTAAATCGACTTCAGATAACCTATCTTATGCTAGTTGGGCTGCAACCGTTGGCGCCGTTGAGCAAGCGATTAAATTAGCTAATGACTCAGGGGACAAGCCAAGTCGCGTCATTTTTACCGGTGGCAACGGTAAATTATTAATGCAGCACTGTGAAGTCAACAATGACCTACAATCATTTAGCTATGTTGAAAAGTTAATTTTTATTGGGTTAGCTTGCTATATAGCGCAATAA
- the birA gene encoding bifunctional biotin--[acetyl-CoA-carboxylase] ligase/biotin operon repressor BirA: MAKSIKEHLIKELASGTFVSGQELADKFGVSRAAISNQVSNLGEMGLDIFKVRGKGYQLAVPIELLDKQVISAYLKEFGLENTVEVHNVIDSTNNYLMRKLPNQLSSGQICLAEYQQSGRGRRGRQWLSPFGSHLYLSMYQPLEQGMSQAMGLSLLTALAVKDSISALFSIEVGLKWPNDIYVQGEKIAGILIDLEGQATGSCHSIIGLGVNVNMPVAAAKTIDQPWTDLSLHVATGVDRNLLAATLIFSLNKRMKQYKSTGLKAMLDDWHQSDIFLNKPIKLVTGNNEIFGTCRGINEQGALLLDDGNEVRTVFGGEVSVRGVS, from the coding sequence ATGGCTAAATCAATTAAAGAGCATTTAATCAAAGAGCTGGCATCAGGAACATTTGTTTCGGGCCAAGAGTTGGCAGACAAGTTTGGCGTATCTAGAGCCGCTATCTCTAATCAAGTTAGTAATTTAGGCGAGATGGGCTTAGATATTTTCAAAGTCCGTGGCAAAGGATATCAACTCGCCGTGCCGATTGAATTACTCGATAAGCAGGTTATCAGCGCCTACTTGAAAGAGTTTGGCTTAGAAAACACAGTTGAAGTACATAATGTAATTGACTCTACAAATAACTACTTGATGAGAAAGTTACCTAACCAACTAAGCTCGGGGCAAATCTGTTTAGCCGAATACCAGCAATCAGGTAGAGGTCGACGAGGTCGTCAGTGGCTTTCTCCTTTTGGCTCACATCTCTACTTATCAATGTATCAACCTCTTGAACAAGGCATGTCGCAAGCAATGGGCTTAAGTTTGTTAACAGCGCTTGCCGTCAAAGATTCCATTTCTGCATTGTTCAGTATCGAAGTTGGTTTAAAATGGCCTAATGACATTTATGTCCAAGGGGAAAAAATTGCCGGAATATTGATTGATCTAGAAGGCCAGGCAACGGGATCCTGTCATAGCATTATCGGCTTAGGCGTAAATGTAAATATGCCAGTGGCTGCAGCTAAAACCATAGATCAACCTTGGACCGATCTTAGTTTACACGTTGCCACAGGGGTTGATCGAAATCTATTAGCCGCCACATTAATTTTCTCGTTAAATAAACGGATGAAACAGTACAAAAGCACAGGCTTAAAAGCTATGTTAGACGATTGGCACCAGTCAGATATTTTTCTTAATAAACCGATCAAATTAGTCACAGGCAATAATGAAATATTTGGTACCTGCCGCGGAATAAATGAGCAAGGCGCATTGCTGCTTGATGATGGCAATGAAGTTAGAACCGTGTTTGGTGGGGAAGTCAGCGTTAGGGGAGTATCATGA
- the secE gene encoding preprotein translocase subunit SecE translates to MNASTESQPSGSLDSLKWGIIFLVLGGAVFANYYFSDQSVLVRALGVVAAVVVAGLIAMQTTKGRNAVVFAKESRTEVRKVVWPTRQEAVQTTGIVLVATLFMSLVMWGLDSILFWLVGFVTGLQV, encoded by the coding sequence ATGAATGCAAGTACAGAAAGCCAGCCAAGTGGTTCTCTAGATTCTTTGAAATGGGGTATTATCTTCCTCGTTTTAGGTGGCGCAGTGTTCGCCAATTATTATTTTAGTGACCAATCTGTATTGGTTAGAGCATTAGGTGTAGTTGCTGCTGTTGTTGTTGCTGGTTTAATTGCCATGCAAACAACAAAAGGTCGCAATGCTGTGGTTTTTGCAAAAGAATCACGTACTGAAGTGCGTAAAGTTGTTTGGCCAACAAGACAAGAAGCAGTGCAAACTACAGGTATTGTACTTGTTGCTACCTTATTCATGTCATTAGTAATGTGGGGCTTAGATTCAATTCTATTCTGGCTTGTTGGTTTCGTTACTGGGTTACAGGTGTAA
- a CDS encoding energy transducer TonB, whose translation MFKGALSSLFIIVSFSSLSTNFKVSIFEENLNAKTYEDSSNSRKESWAYLSYVVNVDGKPENIEVISSSKSKDKKAKAKQYVENLRYIPANRNGKPIKTERTFLLKFQKSLWGNPNDGISVHFSRGYDEANKLIEKGHLEEASSVLLDLEENKVKNLTEQAYFSWLSSIYYSKTKEWGKYQSATYDAWVLKEKLTDQYAYIVTKNLIDYALYDLEYQFALDVLNSMKRLTGVNLTEDGYSEYQALITASLNAQQEIKKSYVVDKEDTITYHRIVKSQLSVQDVVGKIIRIELRCRNYFKSLQRTTDIEIPIDGAHCKLLLEGQVGTEFTVIETGNNILLN comes from the coding sequence ATGTTCAAGGGAGCGTTGTCTTCTCTTTTCATTATTGTGTCTTTCAGCAGTTTATCTACTAATTTTAAAGTATCAATTTTTGAAGAAAATCTAAATGCAAAAACATACGAAGACTCAAGCAATTCACGCAAAGAATCGTGGGCATATCTGAGTTATGTGGTCAACGTTGACGGGAAGCCTGAAAACATTGAAGTGATCAGTTCATCAAAGTCAAAAGACAAAAAAGCCAAAGCCAAACAATATGTCGAGAATTTAAGGTATATTCCTGCGAATCGTAATGGTAAACCGATAAAAACAGAAAGAACCTTTTTACTCAAATTTCAAAAAAGTCTTTGGGGAAACCCTAATGATGGCATTTCCGTTCATTTCAGCCGGGGCTATGATGAAGCGAATAAGCTTATTGAAAAGGGACACTTGGAGGAAGCTTCATCTGTACTACTTGATCTCGAAGAAAATAAAGTCAAAAATTTAACTGAACAAGCATATTTCTCATGGCTGTCATCCATATATTACTCAAAAACAAAAGAGTGGGGTAAATATCAAAGCGCAACGTATGACGCATGGGTACTAAAGGAAAAACTTACCGATCAATATGCGTACATTGTGACGAAGAACCTGATTGATTATGCACTTTATGACCTTGAGTATCAGTTTGCTTTAGATGTACTCAATTCAATGAAGAGACTGACCGGTGTAAATTTGACTGAAGATGGTTATTCAGAGTACCAAGCCTTAATTACGGCATCCTTGAATGCCCAGCAAGAAATCAAGAAAAGCTATGTTGTGGACAAAGAAGATACAATAACATATCACCGTATCGTAAAAAGCCAGCTTAGTGTGCAAGATGTTGTTGGCAAGATAATAAGGATTGAACTTAGGTGCAGGAACTATTTCAAGTCCTTACAGCGAACAACAGATATTGAGATTCCTATTGATGGAGCACACTGTAAGTTGTTGCTTGAAGGTCAGGTAGGAACTGAGTTTACTGTCATCGAAACAGGAAATAACATCCTCCTAAATTAA